DNA from Algisphaera agarilytica:
TCGCCGGGCTAATGCACCGATCCGGTTTCACATGAATCCGATTCAAACCCCAAGAAGCCCGCTTCTTCAATTAAAAAAGACCATTCATCTTAAATCAAGCCCAATCAAAATCCATGAACTTATCCGTCAAGCTCATGCCTTATTCCGCGAACGCGAAACAGTCCTCTATGTTAAATCGCAAGGCGCAATTCAGGCCAAAACTCTCATGCACGGGGTATGGAAAAAGCTATCTGAAACAAACCTCAAGACTGAAAACGCTTGAGGTGCTTAAGCCGATCGATGCCGACGGCGATGATGACGATCGAGCCGATGGTCATTTCCTGCACGTAGGTTTCTGCGCCGAGCATGGTGCAGGTGCTGCCGAGGATCGACATGATCAGCGCCCCGATGAACGTGCCCATCGCCGAGCCGGACCCGCCGTTGAGCGAGCCACCGCCGATGACGACCGCGGCGATGATGTTGAGCTCCAACCCCACGGCGATCGTAGGGTTGCCGCTGCCCAGGAACGAGTACTGCATCACGCCCGCCAGGCCGGTGAACACGCCGCAGAGCACGTAGATGAACACCTTCTGGTTTTCGACGCCGATGCCGCAGAGGCGGGCCGTGTTTTCGCTCGACCCGATCGCGTAGATGTACCGCCCCAACACCGTGCGTTTGAGCAGCACGGCCGTGACGATAATGGAGGCAATCAGCAGGTAGAACCCGATGCCGATGCCCAGCGCCCCGTCGTAGTCCATGAAGCCCTGAGCCGCGTTCTTCGGGGTGCGCACCGCCTCGCCGCCGGCGATCCACTTCGCCACCCCGCGGAAGATCAGCATGGTTCCCAACGTGACGATGAACGGCACGATGCGGAACTTCGAAGAGATCCACCCGTTGAACAGCCCGCATAACCCGCACGCCCCGATGGTAGCCAGGATCGCCAACGTCACCGCCAGGCCCGACGCGCTGTCCACCTCCGGCGGCGTGACACTCCCGCCGTTGACCACAAACGCAAACACCACTGTCGCCAGCGCGATCTGCGACCCCACGCTCAGGTCGATGCCCGCGCTGATGATCACCAGCGTCATGCCCAGCGCCGCGATCCCCACCACCACGGTCTGGATCAGCACCGTGCGGATGTTGTCGAAGCTCATGAAGTTGGCCAGGTCTTCCCCGCTGGGGTCTTTGATCTGGATCGCGATCATGCTGACCACGATCACGAAGACCAGGCCGACGAAAGGGAGCATGTTGTAGAGGAACGGCTTGAGTTTCATAACACGGTGTCACCGCTCAGGCGGTCTGGGCGTGGGCCTCGCCGGTGGTCGCAAACCCCATGATGTCTTGCAGCGTCCAATCCTCGATCGCGCGGACCGGGCTGAGCCGACCGCGGTACATCACAGCCAACGAGTCGCAGACGCCCTGGAGCTCGGGCAGATACGAACTGACGATGATGATCGACTTCCCCGCCGCGGCGAGCTCCTGGATGATCAGGTAGATCTCCGATTTGCTGCCGACGTCGATGCCGCGGGTGGGTTCATCCAAAAAGAAAATATCCGAGTCGTGGTTCATCAGCCGTCCGATGGCGACCTTCTGCTGGTTGCCGCCCGACAAGGTGCTGATCGGGTCCGTGGTGGTGTGGCACTTCACGCCCAGGCGGTCGGCCCAGCGGTCGGCGATCACTTTCTCTTGTTTGAGATCAATGAATCCGTAGCGCGACGATTTGTAGAGCGACGACAGCGTCGTGTTCGCCACGATCGTCATGCTCTGGGCCAGACCCTCCTGCTTGCGGTCTTCGCTGAGCAGGTCCAGGCCCGCGGCCAAGGACCGCCCGGGCGTGACACGACGCCGCGTGAGCTCACGCCCCTGTTCCAACGCCACCTCGCCATCGATCATCGGGTCGAGGCCGAACAGGCAGCGCAGCATTTCCGACCGCCCCGCGCCCACCAGGCCGAACACGCCGAGGATTTCGCCCCGCCGCAGCTGTAGCGAGGCGCTGGTCGGGAACTCCTGGCCGGACACGTGACCGCAGCGCAGCGCCACCTCGCCGATCTCGTGCTCAAGCCGGGGGTACATCTCGTCGAGTGATCGGCCAACCATCATCTCAATGATCTGCGGGACAGTTACGCCGTCCATCATCCCGGTGCCGACGGTCTCGCCGTCGCGTAGCACGGTGTAGCGGTCGGCGATCTCCTGCACCTCTTCGAGGAAGTGGCTGATGTAGATCACGGCGATGCCCTGGTCGCGCAGCTTGCGGATCACCTCGAACAGCCGACGCGTGTCTTCGCTGGACAGCGAGCTGGTCGGCTCGTCCATGATGATGATCTTCGCTTCGCTGACGATCGCCCGGGCGATCTCGATCAGCTGCTGGGTGCCGATCTTCAGCGAGCCCACGCGCGTCTGCGGCGACAGGTCGGGGTGCCCGAGCAGGGCCAGCGCGTCGCGGATCTTCGGGGTGTTGTTCTTGGCGAAGCCCCAGCGGTGCTGCTCCATGCCGAGCATGATGTTCTGCTCGATGCTCAGGTCGGGGGCGAGGGTGAGCTCCTGGTAGATCATCGCGACCCCCGCGCGTCGGCCGTCGTTGGGGCGGGCCGGGGTGTACGGCCGATCGTTCAGTGTGATGCGGCCTTCGGTCGCGGGGTGGGCGCCGCTGAGGATTTTCATCAGCGTGCTCTTGCCCGCGCCGTTTTCGCCGATGAGCGCGTGGACCTCGCCCTCGTAGACGTCCAGCTCCACGCCGCGCAGGGCGTGGACCGGGCCGAAGCGTTTGTGAACGCCTTCGAGGTGGAGGATGCGACGAGCCATGCGGTTACTGCCCGGCGATCCACTTCTGGTAATCCGGGAACAACACCTGCTGCATCTCCGGGGCGTCGATGTTGTCCTTGGTGACGATAGAAACGCCCGTGTCGACGAGCTTCTCGACGGGCTTGTCTTCGAGCAGGTTGATCGATGTCTTCACCGCGAGGTAGCCCATGTTGAACGGGTCCTGCGACGCGGTGGCCGCGAGCAGGCCGTTGCGCAACGATTCTTCGATGTACGGATTGAAGTCGAACCCGACGACCTTGATCTTGTCCTTGAACGGGGACTTGTCGAGCGCCAGGAGCATACCCTCGGTGGTGGTTTGGTTGCTGCAGAAGATGCCGTCGAGTTTGTCGCCCTCGGTCTGGAGCAGCCGGGCGCCGACTTCCTGGGACTTCACTTCATCGCCGCCGCGCTGCGAGTCGGAGATGACTTGGATATTGGGGTATTTCTTGATCTCGCTGAGGAAGCCCGCCTCGCGTTGCTCGGTGCTCTGCGAACCCTCGACAAAGCGGAGCAGGCCGATGCTGCCCGATTCGTTGATCGCCTCGGCCATCGCCCGGGCACAGAGCACGCCGCCCTGGAAGTTGTCGGTGGCGACGAAGGATTCGTAGGCCGACTCGTCGTCGAGGCCCGAGTCCCAGACCACGGTTTTGATGCCCTTCTTCTTGGCGTTGGACACCGACTTGACCAGGTCCACCGCGTCGATGGGCGCAACCGCAACGGCGTCGACTTTCTTGACGATCAGGTTCTGGATGGTCTTGATCTGTTCCGAGCGGTCGTTGCCGATGGCCGGGGGCTGCCAGACGACTTCGTAGCCGGTTTCTTCGCTGGCGGCCTTCAACACGCCGCCCTGGACCATCTTCCAAAACTCCACATCGCCCGCCTTGGGCACGACCGCGATGCGCGGCAGTTTTTCGGACGAGCCCTCCGACGACGAGCCGTCGCCGCCTCCGCACGCAACGAGAGACGAGGCGACAAACACCAGGGCCAGGACGAAGATGGATTGCTTCATAAGATCACGGGTTCCGGAGGGGGAGGCAGAGAGAAGGGATACGCAGAATCAGGCGAAGACCGAGGGCAGCGGCCCGTTGCTGTCGGCGAACGACACCGTCGGGATGCCCACCGCGTTGAGCATGCTCACGTACAGATTAGACATCGGCACGTGCTTCTCATCAAACACGGTGTACTCGCCGTGCTGCAGGCCCAGGTTCTCGCCGCCCGCGAGCACCAACGGGTAGTTGCGGGCGTTATGCGTGTTGCTGCAGGCGCTGCCGTAGAGCGTGAGCGTGTTGTCCAGCAGCGGGCCGTATTCGTCGTGGGTGTTTTTCATCCGGTCGATGAAGTAGGCGAACTGCTTGGTGAGCCATTGGTCGTAACGGCCCCACTCGATCCAGTGGTCTTTGGTCTTGTCGTGGGAGATCTTGTGGTGGCCCTTCTTGATGCCCAGCGCGAGCATCGGGAAGTTTTCACCGAAGCCCATGCCGTCTTCGCGGGCCATCATGAACGTCA
Protein-coding regions in this window:
- a CDS encoding ABC transporter permease, translating into MKLKPFLYNMLPFVGLVFVIVVSMIAIQIKDPSGEDLANFMSFDNIRTVLIQTVVVGIAALGMTLVIISAGIDLSVGSQIALATVVFAFVVNGGSVTPPEVDSASGLAVTLAILATIGACGLCGLFNGWISSKFRIVPFIVTLGTMLIFRGVAKWIAGGEAVRTPKNAAQGFMDYDGALGIGIGFYLLIASIIVTAVLLKRTVLGRYIYAIGSSENTARLCGIGVENQKVFIYVLCGVFTGLAGVMQYSFLGSGNPTIAVGLELNIIAAVVIGGGSLNGGSGSAMGTFIGALIMSILGSTCTMLGAETYVQEMTIGSIVIIAVGIDRLKHLKRFQS
- a CDS encoding substrate-binding domain-containing protein encodes the protein MKQSIFVLALVFVASSLVACGGGDGSSSEGSSEKLPRIAVVPKAGDVEFWKMVQGGVLKAASEETGYEVVWQPPAIGNDRSEQIKTIQNLIVKKVDAVAVAPIDAVDLVKSVSNAKKKGIKTVVWDSGLDDESAYESFVATDNFQGGVLCARAMAEAINESGSIGLLRFVEGSQSTEQREAGFLSEIKKYPNIQVISDSQRGGDEVKSQEVGARLLQTEGDKLDGIFCSNQTTTEGMLLALDKSPFKDKIKVVGFDFNPYIEESLRNGLLAATASQDPFNMGYLAVKTSINLLEDKPVEKLVDTGVSIVTKDNIDAPEMQQVLFPDYQKWIAGQ
- a CDS encoding sugar ABC transporter ATP-binding protein, whose product is MARRILHLEGVHKRFGPVHALRGVELDVYEGEVHALIGENGAGKSTLMKILSGAHPATEGRITLNDRPYTPARPNDGRRAGVAMIYQELTLAPDLSIEQNIMLGMEQHRWGFAKNNTPKIRDALALLGHPDLSPQTRVGSLKIGTQQLIEIARAIVSEAKIIIMDEPTSSLSSEDTRRLFEVIRKLRDQGIAVIYISHFLEEVQEIADRYTVLRDGETVGTGMMDGVTVPQIIEMMVGRSLDEMYPRLEHEIGEVALRCGHVSGQEFPTSASLQLRRGEILGVFGLVGAGRSEMLRCLFGLDPMIDGEVALEQGRELTRRRVTPGRSLAAGLDLLSEDRKQEGLAQSMTIVANTTLSSLYKSSRYGFIDLKQEKVIADRWADRLGVKCHTTTDPISTLSGGNQQKVAIGRLMNHDSDIFFLDEPTRGIDVGSKSEIYLIIQELAAAGKSIIIVSSYLPELQGVCDSLAVMYRGRLSPVRAIEDWTLQDIMGFATTGEAHAQTA